Proteins from one Chloroflexota bacterium genomic window:
- a CDS encoding GlyGly-CTERM sorting domain-containing protein (This protein contains a GlyGly-CTERM protein-sorting domain, as detected by TIGR03501. These domains are found at the C-terminus of secreted proteins in organisms that possess both rhombosortase, which is an intramembrane serine proteinase (see TIGR03902), and a type II secretion system (T2SS). In at least some cases, such as VesB from Vibrio cholerae, cleavage by rhombosortase is followed first by attachment of a glycerophosphoethanolamine-containing moiety, then by transport by the T2SS across the outer membrane and release into the medium in soluble form.), with the protein MNWWAMMLVFFAWVFRRQA; encoded by the coding sequence ATGAATTGGTGGGCTATGATGCTTGTTTTTTTTGCTTGGGTGTTTCGGCGGCAGGCATGA